Proteins encoded within one genomic window of Deltaproteobacteria bacterium:
- a CDS encoding UbiD family decarboxylase encodes MPKDLRSFIAELEAKHPEEVARVAKSISPRYEITALLTQLEKAKRFPLLICEKVAGGDAPVVINAQASRKLMALALDCKQDDLAARFTERQGKPIAPVEVSDTPVHEVVKLGDDIDLAKIPLLTHYDVNAAPYVTAGIVVAADPDSGVRNTSYNRLMMAGKRELRIFMAIGRHLWTLHNKMERRNEALPIAIVVGVHPLFSLGAQAFTPSTDDEYAVIGGMMNEPLRVVKAKTVPILVPADAELIIEGNILPNVRREEGPFGEFTGHAVSKDDRPVIEVTAITHRKNYLFQDVHAGYTEHKLMGAVPREAALIRAVRQTVPTVKSVCMPVSGNCRFHAYISIAKRGPGQAKNAICAAFAADMLLKHVVIVDDDIDVFDEEQVLWAVSNRFQADKDLVVIANAQGSELDPSAGPGGVNAKMGLDATKPLTGFAPELRVPEEVMKKIRLEDFLPKFKKM; translated from the coding sequence ATGCCCAAAGACCTCCGCAGTTTCATCGCCGAGCTGGAAGCCAAACATCCCGAAGAAGTCGCGCGCGTCGCAAAATCGATTTCGCCGCGCTATGAGATCACCGCGCTGCTCACCCAATTGGAAAAAGCCAAACGGTTCCCGCTGCTCATCTGCGAGAAAGTCGCAGGCGGCGATGCACCGGTGGTGATCAACGCGCAAGCGAGCCGCAAACTGATGGCGCTGGCGTTGGATTGCAAGCAAGATGATTTAGCGGCGAGATTCACCGAGCGCCAAGGTAAACCGATCGCGCCGGTCGAAGTCTCCGACACGCCGGTGCACGAAGTGGTCAAACTCGGCGACGACATCGATTTGGCAAAAATCCCGCTGCTCACCCACTACGATGTCAACGCGGCGCCGTATGTAACGGCGGGCATCGTCGTCGCCGCCGATCCCGACAGCGGCGTGAGAAATACCAGCTACAATCGGCTGATGATGGCGGGCAAGCGCGAGCTGCGCATCTTCATGGCCATCGGCCGCCACCTGTGGACGCTGCACAATAAAATGGAACGGCGCAACGAAGCGCTGCCGATCGCGATTGTCGTCGGTGTCCATCCGTTGTTTTCACTCGGCGCCCAGGCGTTCACGCCGTCGACGGATGATGAATACGCGGTCATCGGCGGCATGATGAACGAACCATTGCGCGTGGTGAAAGCCAAGACCGTGCCGATCTTAGTTCCCGCCGACGCGGAACTGATTATTGAAGGAAATATTTTGCCCAACGTCCGCCGCGAAGAAGGACCGTTCGGAGAATTCACCGGCCACGCGGTGTCGAAGGATGACCGCCCGGTGATCGAAGTGACCGCGATCACCCATCGCAAGAATTATCTTTTCCAAGACGTTCACGCCGGCTACACCGAGCATAAACTCATGGGCGCCGTGCCGCGCGAGGCGGCGCTGATTCGCGCCGTGCGCCAGACCGTGCCGACGGTGAAAAGCGTCTGTATGCCGGTGTCGGGCAACTGCCGCTTTCACGCGTATATATCGATTGCCAAGCGCGGCCCTGGCCAAGCGAAGAACGCCATCTGCGCCGCCTTCGCCGCCGACATGTTGCTCAAACATGTGGTGATCGTCGACGACGACATTGATGTCTTTGACGAAGAACAAGTTCTCTGGGCGGTGTCGAACCGTTTTCAAGCCGACAAAGATTTGGTCGTCATCGCCAACGCCCAAGGCAGCGAGCTCGATCCCTCCGCCGGCCCCGGCGGCGTCAACGCGAAAATGGGCCTCGATGCAACCAAGCCGTTAACCGGCTTCGCGCCGGAGCTGCGCGTGCCGGAAGAAGTGATGAAGAAGATTCGCCTGGAAGATTTTCTGCCCAAGTTTAAAAAAATGTAG
- a CDS encoding ABC transporter substrate-binding protein, protein MMGTTRFIERFATKTMITALVWAAFNVTDFAFALDTVNLHISAGISPNALLYRFTKEKGFYREEGIDLLMIQAGMLPGIQGLVGGSFQFSQILGQGAGAILRGLPLKILMVFDTRPLNWLYAAKHIKTLQDLKGGKQIAVSSFGAAIDQMTRELLPKHGIDPQKDVVLRAIEPTPNRLAALMTGAVDATVFNQSDRLIAKKNGFNELLFYGDDLEFVTAGAVTAEKTLAQNPDMVRRFLRATLRGFLWLKASEKEVVPRFAAAMKITDSEAADVYKSALKVMSSDGTIPRSLQEKMIAFQRRALKIEREVAPEQVYDFAMIRALNDELRRPK, encoded by the coding sequence ATGATGGGTACAACCAGATTCATCGAACGATTTGCAACAAAGACCATGATCACGGCATTGGTATGGGCAGCGTTCAATGTTACTGATTTCGCCTTCGCCCTCGACACCGTCAATCTGCATATCTCCGCCGGCATCAGTCCCAACGCGCTGCTTTACCGTTTCACCAAGGAGAAAGGGTTCTACCGCGAAGAAGGCATCGATCTGTTGATGATCCAAGCCGGCATGCTGCCGGGAATTCAAGGACTGGTTGGCGGCAGCTTTCAGTTCAGTCAAATTCTCGGCCAAGGCGCCGGTGCGATTCTGCGCGGCCTGCCGTTGAAGATTTTAATGGTCTTCGACACCCGCCCGCTCAACTGGCTTTACGCCGCGAAACACATCAAGACGCTGCAAGATTTAAAAGGCGGCAAGCAGATCGCGGTGTCGAGCTTCGGCGCGGCGATCGATCAAATGACTCGCGAACTTTTGCCCAAGCATGGCATCGATCCGCAAAAAGATGTCGTGCTGCGCGCCATCGAGCCGACGCCTAACCGGCTCGCCGCGCTAATGACCGGCGCTGTAGACGCCACGGTGTTCAACCAATCCGATCGTTTGATCGCCAAGAAGAACGGCTTCAACGAGCTGCTGTTTTATGGCGACGATCTGGAATTCGTCACCGCCGGCGCTGTCACCGCGGAAAAGACCCTGGCGCAAAACCCCGACATGGTGCGGCGCTTTCTGCGCGCAACACTGCGCGGCTTCCTGTGGCTCAAAGCGAGTGAAAAAGAGGTGGTGCCGCGCTTCGCCGCCGCCATGAAGATCACCGACAGCGAAGCCGCCGACGTGTATAAATCTGCGCTCAAAGTCATGTCCAGCGACGGCACCATCCCGCGCAGCCTGCAAGAAAAGATGATCGCCTTCCAGCGCCGCGCCCTCAAGATCGAACGCGAAGTCGCTCCCGAGCAAGTCTACGATTTCGCCATGATCCGAGCGCTCAATGACGAACTGCGGCGACCCAAGTAG
- a CDS encoding ornithine cyclodeaminase family protein, translated as MPIILSEKDLAPLYGAPARMDDLLPLIEDSLRAQSSGANAGLARVETSLLDGKKKYRIMTSAVPGAGQGMRVSALFRGAKDSYFILLFDGERGDLLALVAGKNLNIWRTGAPGGVAGKYLAPKGADRLGLLGSGRQARGQLVAIARAVPSLKRVKIFSSTKEHRESFAREMSSWLGIEVEAAGSARAAVENMPIVSLATSSRSQVIDPQWIQPGALVISITSGQLPRETVANSRVIVSWKEELLGGEAPRQPYMSMIADGSWSAEKIAGELGDVIVGKTPARVSENETVVFESIGMPIWDTVAAAWAYRWAVANGVGTKFSLS; from the coding sequence ATGCCAATCATCTTGAGTGAAAAAGACTTGGCGCCGCTCTATGGCGCGCCAGCGCGCATGGATGACTTGTTGCCGCTGATCGAGGATTCGCTGCGGGCGCAAAGTAGCGGCGCCAACGCCGGTCTAGCCCGCGTCGAAACCAGTTTGCTCGACGGCAAGAAAAAATATCGCATCATGACTTCCGCCGTGCCAGGGGCAGGGCAGGGGATGCGCGTCAGCGCGCTGTTTCGCGGCGCGAAGGATTCGTATTTTATCTTGCTCTTCGACGGCGAGCGCGGCGATTTGCTGGCGCTGGTGGCGGGGAAAAATTTAAACATCTGGCGCACCGGCGCGCCGGGCGGGGTGGCGGGCAAATATTTAGCGCCCAAGGGCGCCGATCGCTTGGGCCTCCTCGGCAGCGGCCGGCAAGCGCGCGGCCAGTTGGTGGCGATCGCCCGTGCGGTTCCATCATTGAAACGAGTCAAAATATTCAGTTCGACCAAAGAACATCGTGAGTCGTTCGCGCGCGAGATGAGTTCGTGGCTCGGCATTGAAGTCGAAGCGGCGGGCAGTGCGCGGGCCGCGGTGGAAAACATGCCGATTGTCAGTTTGGCGACAAGTTCACGATCACAGGTGATTGATCCGCAGTGGATTCAGCCGGGCGCTTTAGTCATTTCAATTACCAGCGGCCAATTGCCGCGTGAGACGGTGGCGAATTCCCGTGTGATCGTTTCGTGGAAAGAAGAATTGCTCGGCGGCGAGGCACCGCGCCAGCCTTATATGTCAATGATCGCCGACGGCAGTTGGTCGGCGGAAAAGATCGCCGGCGAGTTGGGCGACGTGATCGTCGGTAAAACTCCCGCGCGTGTCAGTGAAAACGAAACCGTTGTCTTCGAATCCATCGGCATGCCGATCTGGGACACGGTGGCGGCGGCGTGGGCTTACCGGTGGGCGGTGGCGAATGGTGTCGGCACGAAATTTTCTTTAAGTTAG